atacaggtctttgtaactaaactataccagcacaccagcctatttcatacaggtctttgtaactaaacaataccagcagaccagcctatttcatacaggtctttgtaactaaactataccagcacaccagcctatttcatacaggtctttgtaactaaactataccagcagaccagcctatttcatacaggtctttgtaactaaactataccagcagaccagcctatttcatacaggtctttgtaactaaactataccagcagaccagcctgttTCAAAGGTTTGCCTGCCAGTTAATTAGATTCCGTTCTGTACGTATCTCGGTGTATTTATTGGATTTCTCCATAAATAACATCTTACTGAAAAAtcagaagaaaatatataaactgcTAGGAATTTAAAATGGTGTTAAAGTTACACATTTgaatttttaaaaaggcatttgcaACTATACAAAGTGATTATAAGATTCTGAATGGATTTTTCACTTCCCTCGATCTAATTATATAACAAAACCTTTAGAAATATCCCCAACTTTGCCCCCGAGTGCCCTGAAACAAACGACCGCATCCCCACACTGAATAGAATGTGTGAAGACAGCACTGACCCTGGAGACGAGACACCCTCCCTAGACATTTCAATGACAATCATACTCGAACGAcaaaatgtgttgtgttgtgttgtgttagattttttttaatctggagcGTTTACGTCACAcgactgttttttttaactaatcaGAATGAAATAACGCAGCGAGCTGATTGGTCAGTGTGACCTACCACCTGCGGTCTGTTCGTTGCGATCATGTGAATCGTTTGCCTTCATCTGAAAATATCAGATCAAAACAAAAATGCGTTTAATGAAGGGGgccaggagtcttttcagaagcagtgttttgctggaatagttagtaagcatggataataaaatctaatcagaaacagccatagaaaatcctcatcaggtaagaaatgtaaagaacatgatgacgtttaaacctttaacctcagtgtggtccccatgagtgttcattaatatctatctatcaggaGAGTTTTCACAATGAGCAATTGTATCtgttcatgaaaacacagcagcatggctgattgaaatgaaatctgtttgaaatgtttgatgaaggggggcaggagGTGGGGtcatattacctgtaacacaggaaggaaggaagtgaacggggagaggaaaccagtgtgggggctgcaggatcaatgagcttcacctgagtcaaagagagtggaaataaagaagtgtggaaaacaaaacgagcaacagcaaaacaagaagggacttgagagaaggatgttctgctgatgagagggaagacattgtctgaaatgaataaaacaaatagtgcacagatttgaaaagtaggtcccttgattgtaagctttgtttgagtgtctgttctgtataaaatggttttaactcatgaaatcagcactgtaataaatgagtatgtcagtaacgtacacatcctgtctgataacactagaacgtgtctagttctcataatatacagcctcccctggactggagggaccacccttcacattctcttaggggggggggagcagttcagactctgtgcctcaagcttgccctgaactggagggaagaaagcagttggtgctcagagataagtttgtggttgaggactaatggactttgagatgtggattaatgcccacgaagatcgaactccaccaaactcacttcccttgtgaacttctgaggattcagacccacacagaagtgaaggtctagtgcagtcaaatacatactgtagctatagaagggttactgtgacaatgccattctcaaactctagtcccactcacaactctctcctctccgcccctctcacactgattcagcagtttcTGCTCCTCCTgtttgtctaaacctggcctcagtccaaaaccccgcctcttagatctttacacaattccaggaaatcagcacagcaaagtttctgttgtgaaatcgtcagtctctctgtctcactgcagcaacaatggcttcaaacttgtggtcagaggatcagtttagctgttcagtgtgtctggagctattgaaggacccagtcactattccatgtggacacagttactgtatggggtgtattaagaactgctgggatcagaatgatcatacaggtgtctacagctgcccccagtgcagaaagacctttaccccaaggcctgatctgggcagaaacaccatgctggctgaagttgtggagaaattaaagaagacaggactcaatcctcctcctgctcaaagttatgctggacctggagatgtgccgtgtgatttctgcactgggagaaagttcaaagctgtgaaatcctgtttgacgtgcctggcctcttactgtgaaacacacgtcaagccacacagtgaggttactccattaaagaggcacaagctggtcaatgcaattggaaatctggagcagaagctttgtgctgaacaccaacgATTATgtgaggtcttctgtagaaccgatcagacgtgtatttgcttgttgtgttTACAAAATGAACACAAGAGTCATGATACAGTCTCGgctgaggcagaaaggagtgtgaaacaggtaagggtttgaaccatttccttgtagctatcctagaagataagaattcccagtgatatttaacatgtctgtttactaggttatacatattttaattgtatattaagagctatttaaagagtcGTAGTATTTTAATTGCTCTACCTAACGTCAAagccgtagccagctatgaggcacacgaggcacgggcctcggttaaaatcatactcatgaatatttatttaggtgcttttacacgttgctttgcgCATATATAGCactcagaaataaaacaaataaaactagaAACCTTTGAATATCTGTTCTGGTGTTTTTAGAAGTAATTGTTAAAGTGGGGCGGTATTCGCGGGTAAGAATAccggcaaaaacaaacaaacaaaaaaaaaacataataaaagaaTAATATAAAGTCTTACTATTGATGCAAAATGCGAATATTGTTTTCCATCAACAGAATTACCCGAATCAACTTGAGTTATCATGGGCTGATTGACAGGAATTCCCTCCATTCACTTACATATAGTCTCTGAGACTGACATTCGCTCTAGCCTATCAGAGGCTTTGTTGGGTTCTGTTGGTGTTTGAACTGGTGCGAGTAAAATTCATCCCTCTTTCACTGACCTGAGAAACGCCACAAACAGGACTGTGAACTAGTGTGGTTTACTGAAATTAGATCAAATTGGCTACCTCTGCttgtattgtattaattattatacTATACGGGTTTTTTTGTCTGCCGtgtgtaacaaaataaataaataaaaacatttgcgtACCGCCAGAAAGCCTCCCTGTTTTGCAAAGAAACGTGCCCGGATCAGCCTGCTGCAGTATACTGGAGAATATCGTGTTCTTACAGACacgtgaatgaaaaaaaaaactgttcggGAAAAATCTATCAAGTCCCGTTTCAATCACAGCATGTTTAACTGTCCCCAGCACAGGGTGACCATTCGTCCGGTTGTCAGCTGGTCTGTCCCGTGTACGATACCGGTACGGCACTTTATGTCcggtattattattttgaaacgcCCAGCTTCTAAGAACCACAATTGAATGTTATATTGTGTGTCTCCATTGGTTAGTATATGTGTCATTTATTTAATCTCGCAATTATACTGGTCCTGCGAATGCCCCCAAAGGGCTCTCACTAAAAGCCCGGTGTTTCGAGTGTGAcgtcaagaaaaaacaaacaaggaagatGACCGGTTATGCGCACTGAAGGGATTTGACAAGCGCGCCACATTCAAAACTAATGCAGTTACTCGTCAGGTTTGCCATCTGCGTTCTGTACATTTGTGTGCTTAAATATGAACTATACCACACCACAGGAAcgtttgtattattgtattcacTTACTCATTAATACTATATTCATCATCAATAACGAGTCTTAACAAATCTCTTGTGGTATGTTATAATATTAGTTTGCGTTGCATTTCCCTTTACAATATTATTCCCTTATATAGAAGGCAGTGGCTATCTTATACAATTTCACTAGCCATGGAAAATGCCAGTAATATAGCGGTGGCACTTCATATTTTTTTGGTGCGTGTTGAAACAGTGTAATATAATGTCGATGTAGCTGCATGGTGAATAAACTAAGCAATCAGAACAATGGCTTGGTGCCAGTATTtatatattactttaaaaaagtgacacatacacatctatctgcactggcagagctgctgtgcccgtgcctttaaaagtgacacatatgcatctatctgcactggcagagctgctgtgcccatgcctttaaaagtgacacacacgcatctatctgcactggcagagctgctgtgcccgtgcctttaaaagtgacacatacgcatctatctgcactggcagagctgctgtgcctgtgcctttaaaagtgacacatacgcatctatctgtactggcagagctgctgtgcccgtgccatgCCGTTCTTGCCAGTCTGCTCACAGTGAGGGTGTGTTTTCACCacaattttcaattctgttttaaattccacgagtctgtgaatcctccctattgaactgtaatatatctttaaatcccacgagcaagaacaaccctctgtttctaattgtaatctcgttttaaatctcaccagcgtgtgcaatcctccaatagaaatgcaggaatgtgctgccactcagtttaaagtattcagaatgaatcaatgatagatacaagtcaggaaggaggggcaTTGCCCGACTGCGCTgggaaagggattttttttttttggttttaggttattttattgtattttttcacatggaaagggatgaagtcaacgtgaattgagtaaccatgtccAGTGTATTCACTGTTgctagtatgaaacagtaccatctagtggacagctactgtggatcaagtgtccttttgtattgctggcagctgtgcactagatggtgttgtatcttactactatacacacatgttgtctgatctagcctgtgctgCAGATGTCTATGGCATGCAACTGGAACTGAAAAGaggtaaaacaagaaaaaagaaaatatatttaaactaaattgattctgtcagtttcaatagcatgcttaaacaggcctgtgttgggtgttacaggatatcactcaatgccccatcagaaatgtcactgtgtcactgtgtttctacacagaagcagctgggagagacacagacagaaatacaacagagaatccaggagagactgaaagaaattgaggagctgaaacaggctgtggagtcactgaaagtgggtattgacaagaggggggtattattattattattattattattattattattattattattattattattaacagatgaactggaacacatctacagaagtttactgtctatgcctgatgtgtttttgatatcagttctaaccatgtctcctctactgtgttctttcactcagagatctgcatgcatagaaataaaggaaagtgagaagatctttactgagctgatccgatccattgagaagatccacactgaggttattgagctgattggagctaacgagaaggctgcagtgaatcaggctgaaggacgcatgaagaaactggagcaggagattgctgagctaaggaggagaaacactgagctgaaacagctttcagagacagaggatcacatccattttctacaggtaacatcactgcttgttagaaaatctcaagtacataactgggacggtttcagacagacctctccaattgaatgaatccttgcttttccccaggaatgttttggaccccattctgtttcactgaaaactccttttctccactttcctgttgtagaatttccagcctctctgtgcccctcctgaagctggagacttacccagcgttactgtcaatacagacatctcttttgaggctgtgaggaaagctgtatctgaacttaaagaccatattgaggacttctgcaagggggaattaataacaaaaacaggttggtgtgaaatagttTCCTTTGGTAgggatttctcaaatagaccatggcttgaggagggtcaggacttgcaagacattaataaagaccgcttgcagattgttggctatatgaatattgcagcagggaggaatgagcagggaggagggtaaatggaggagggagcagagaggaggAAGCAGGAAGGAGAGAGCATGGAGGAGTGAGCAAGGAGCATGAAGGAGAGCATgaaagagggaggagggagcaaggaTTAGGGAGGATGGAGGTGGGAGCATGGAGGAGTGtgcatacaggagggagcagggatgACAGAGCAGGGACTAATGAAGCAGGGAGGagacaggagggagcagggagaagagaggagggagcatggagtgATGTGAGGATGGAGCAGACAATGACTGCTGTATGTTTGATGCGCAagggtgtcctaatatggacaccgtactgttGGGCAAAAATATGTGATGGAGAGGAACgtagatatttagtaagcaaggggtctgagtgggtaaaatggcaacacataccctgtaggaacattaagtgaactgtaattgtatgcagagctgcatttgattggttccaattgaagaagtttgataagatcgaggaattataatgaacaaaacaaacagcaagagggtttaattaatagcagcagcagtttattgaagacagaaaaatagagagagagaacttATCCAAAGTCAGAAATAAATCTCAAGTAAGAATTATAGATCAAATCTATTGATTATCAGCCTTAAACATCACAGTATAAATATACTTGTGTATAAAATagcagggagcatagaggagggagcatagaggaggaagcaaagaggaggaaggagagagcagggagcatagaggagggagcatagagctggaaggagggagcatagaggagggagcatagagctggaaggagggagcatagaggagggagcaaagaggagagggaggagggaataGGGAGGAtggagcatagaggagggagcagggaggagggagcaaagAAGAttgaggagggagcatagaggaaaaagggaggagggagcagggaggagggagtatAGAGGGatgagggaacagggaggagagAGCAAAGAAGATTGAGGTGTGAGCATAGAGGAAGAAggtaggagggaggagggagtataGAGGGatgagggaacagggaggagggagcaaagAAGATTGAGGTGGGAGCATAGAGGaagaagggaggagggagcagggagtatAGAGGGatgagggaacagggaggagggagcatacaggagggagcagggaggagagttCCTAGAGAAGGGAGCGGGGACTAGGGAGCAtagagaagggaggagggagcaggtgaATTGTGTGAATTGTGACGGGTTAAATTAGGTGCGAtccttcattttccattttaaacgttATTCAAATGCGTTTGTCTCTAGACTGATGTGAACTGGAGGAACGCTAATCAAAGTTTATCAGCGTATATATTTGTGTCAAGTAAACTAGATAACTCTGCTATTCAGAAGAAGCTTCTTTttatacatgggatataaacagaaaaactgtGTCATGCAAGATATAGCAAAGTTATATTTTGAAAAACCTCGATGTGAAACAAAacagagcacagaaatgacacaTTAATGACTCAATAATCATCAATTGAATTTGTAAAGGGGAGGAGAAAAggacaaaaacacaggaaatattagcattttgtcccacagagtgagcattttgtcccacagaattagcattttgtcccacagaatGAGCATTTTGTATCACAAAATGAGTTTTAGCCCCACAAAATATGCATTTTGTCCAACAAAATGATAgtaatgttaaataattttggGGACAAAACTTATAACTTACTGCCCCTCTATAAatatcacaacaattattataatgtctctaaaatatcaattccaattcctttgaaggaattgcttttaaaaaggaattgcctCAACCCTGGTTGTGCATTGCCTGTATATTAAACACAAAGAAACACGCAACTCTGGCTATGTACAGGACACCctcgaagagactgcaacctcaatccagcttctaatacaaactaatgtgcacccaccttagtaagcaaatgttattttatagtacagtcccgacagacaacccaagatgaaatACTTACAGCGCAGCAGTCCTTCAtgtctgtattaatagaggggatcgtatcttacaggattagatatgacaggctctgtattaatagaggggatcgtatcttacaggatcagatatgacaggctctgtattaatagaggggatcgtatcttacaggatcagatatgacaggctctgtattaatagaggggatcgtatcttacaggatcagatatgacaggctctgtattaatagagggcatcgtatcttacaggatcagatatgacaggctctgtattaatagaggggatcgtatcttacaggatcagatatgacaggcttaCTCCCACCACACTGGGGAATACATGGCAGCATTAACTTAGGATACTTGATGATAATAACCTGGCTAATTAGTACTTCACATCACACAGTACTAAGCAGCTGGGTTATTTTTTGCAAACATGTTAGTAGTTTTATAGTGTGTTTACTGTGTGAAGTAATAATATGTAATTGAACTGAGTGCGTTTTAATTTCAGAGTTTATGTAGAAATGGAAGGACAGAAAGGAGCTGTACAATATCTGTAGAATACAGCATGGGgtggtgtgtgatatgagaatgtaatgcacACCAAGGGGGTTATCCAGGCATTACATGCTCAtgtatcacacacacaaacacacactcacacacacacacacacacatacacacacacactgcctatcacacactcatacacacacacacactcactcactcacacacacacacacattgcctatcacacactcatacacacacacacacaccctgcctatcacacacacacacacacactgccccatgcAATAtctttataatctctggtgaacTCCATAaagaattgcatttaaaatagcAACCACTTTGATAAGGTGAACACTgtttaaaataaggtttgcattgtgtgagacagtacagagaaaaccgCGATTGCTGTGGTCTGTACTAGGAGTGATACGAGACTGCAACCAAAGAGAACACTTTGAACTTGTAACTTAAAAACagcacgttccctttcaagtacgaaatgggTATCatcccctttaaaaaataaataaataaaaatacatttaaaaaaagaaacccttCTGATAATAAGCTAACGTTTCCTGGAGTTTTTCGGGTGTTGTGGAGCTGAATTCTTCTTCTGTGCAGAGTgacattcctgttttgtttttgttttgttttgttgtcgtCAGGGTTTCCGTGGCAATTGTTAGGGAGCGTGTTAAAATGACGcgctttcacatttctatttttccatttctgtgttcACGGGTTTGTTCTGAGGGTGGTTGTGTTTGCTCACATTTCTGTGAACCCTTTTTGTGTGAAGTGGATTCCCTTCAGTCCGAATCAGAGTGTATTTCAAAGCCCGCAGGTGTGGGTCCGGGTGATTTTTCGGGTGTCCGGTTTCTCCATGTTCgcggtgactccctcatggaaatgcagctctgtcctcagatgggatgcggagcggctgttgccgaggtggttccgatgttggaaacgcgggtttctcttggattgatcagggagggctggacgggtttctttatcaagcgctcccgagaggattgtgggatgtgttgctgtttaatataacgttataactacattaataacatacGCGTACAGACACCTTACAGTACGCTGCTAAAGAATAAGAATCACACGaagctgaataatgtataaagagatattaaaaataaaacatgtctatatATGTTCGTTGCTGTGAGGGCAGATTCACATCCCAGTGCTTTGGTATCTCTGGGCTTGAAACGGCGCTCCATAAGTAtaacacctattattattattattattattattattattattattattattattattattattattattattattattaatatttagttttatttatcagaaatataaaaacatattatttctattgtgtgtgtgtgtaaacattattttttaaactataataatgttccACTGCGGCTCTCAGTGATGACGTTTCATGATTGCTTCAGCTCACATTCAGCAGTTtcctcaggctgtgtgactgaCATATAATCTGACCAATGAAAACGCAGAAAGGGTGGAAACGGTTGTATTATTGGCTGATCACCCCAAAACAGCAAACCGCCTGATTACTtgtggagaagggaggagagagcagggaggatggaggagggagcaggtaggatggaggagggagcaggcaggatggaggagggagcagggaagaAGGatcagggaggatagaggagggaggagagaacagggaggagggaggaaggagcagggagcaggcaggagggagcagggagaatggaggggggagcagggaggatggaggagggagcagaatggaggagggagcagggaggagggagcagggaggagggaggagggaacagggaggagggagcaggcaggggggagcagggaggatagaggagggagcagggaggatggtggagggagcagggtggATGGAGtagggagaagggagcagggaggatgcttgtgggaggaggcaggagggtggagggagcattCAAGAGGGAGAAGGAAGCATAGAGGAAGGAGcatggaggatggaggagggaacagggactgatgaatcagggaggagggagtgatttgaggatggcgcagacagtgactgttgtatgtttcaattctatttctctctctttttttctgcccagtgaatgaagttgcagtttacagtctgcaggctccagagccaaggaacagagctgagtttttaaaatgtaagtctgttttcactgaaacatttgattgaaagatgtgtcactccattgtgagaagagctaacactacagaacagggaggggtggagcttgagggcagcaattattattatttattagtaattgtgaagccattaatctacactcctctccaacaagtattggttcagatgaatacatgcagaatgactgggggaggggcatttgttgcctgtttttccactcagacctttctctccctaaatatcttggtatccctgaatagataatcatcccatcttttaatacatgtacaatgcatgtgaaaccagttgtgggataaaatgaacagctatccctcccagtcatcctgtgctggtagtaaatgtatattgcagtatcactgcacttgtgggatggattgctcattaaaatattagacag
This genomic window from Acipenser ruthenus chromosome 53, fAciRut3.2 maternal haplotype, whole genome shotgun sequence contains:
- the LOC117432897 gene encoding tripartite motif-containing protein 16-like encodes the protein MASNLWSEDQFSCSVCLELLKDPVTIPCGHSYCMGCIKNCWDQNDHTGVYSCPQCRKTFTPRPDLGRNTMLAEVVEKLKKTGLNPPPAQSYAGPGDVPCDFCTGRKFKAVKSCLTCLASYCETHVKPHSEVTPLKRHKLVNAIGNLEQKLCAEHQRLCEVFCRTDQTCICLLCLQNEHKSHDTVSAEAERSVKQKQLGETQTEIQQRIQERLKEIEELKQAVESLKRSACIEIKESEKIFTELIRSIEKIHTEVIELIGANEKAAVNQAEGRMKKLEQEIAELRRRNTELKQLSETEDHIHFLQNFQPLCAPPEAGDLPSVTVNTDISFEAVRKAVSELKDHIEDFCKGELITKTVNEVAVYSLQAPEPRNRAEFLKYSCQLTLDPNTAYEDLCLSEGNRKVTWRRETQRYPDHSERFDSWPQVLCREGLSGTRCYWEIEWSEGRADIGVTYKGISRKGRDHSCFLGFNDKSWSLFCSDSSYTARHNNNQTAITAPHSPRIGVYLDFNAGTLSFYGVSDTMTLLHRFQTTFTEPLYPGFWLWCSDCTVTICQLN